The Thermomicrobiales bacterium genome has a segment encoding these proteins:
- a CDS encoding sugar ABC transporter substrate-binding protein, with protein MSVLRMRFHLFAATLLLLGASLAPLVAQHADAQASSEVRFAFWGDPAEEAAYTAVVESFEASHPEIDVTIDYTPGQGDYYRKIASDFAAGNAPDVYLTNYRQFGQYAGADGLTPIQSFIDGSQVISEDDYYGLSLDAFRFGDAGALYCLPQNISSLVVYYNEDMFEANGVPLPEDGWSWDTFVAAAQALTQDTDDDGSIDQFGVVVEPSMYRMVSFIWGAGGEIVDDTNHPTTLTIDSPEAIDGLTKFISLGASGYNVVPTEEEVAAESDQDRFMRGGAAMYIQSRRPVPTLREIEGFSWNVTSLPVLNEAATVLHSDAFCMSADTANADAAWTFIEYAGSADGQLLLAETGRTVPSMIAVSESDVFLKGEPLTAEASAADASQSSTSDEDGALPPSNAQVYLDNIAIMHRLPSTSTWVEVEDAFNAEFDRSFYIEDFDVAAAAAAAIESSKDAFARAEG; from the coding sequence TTGAGCGTTCTACGCATGCGCTTCCATCTTTTCGCCGCAACGCTTCTGCTCCTGGGCGCCAGTCTGGCGCCGCTGGTGGCGCAGCACGCTGATGCCCAGGCGTCGAGCGAGGTCCGCTTCGCCTTCTGGGGTGACCCGGCCGAGGAAGCCGCCTATACGGCGGTGGTGGAGTCGTTCGAAGCAAGCCATCCGGAGATCGATGTCACCATCGACTACACACCCGGTCAGGGAGACTACTACCGCAAGATCGCGTCCGACTTCGCAGCCGGCAATGCGCCCGATGTCTATCTGACCAACTACCGGCAGTTCGGCCAATATGCGGGCGCTGACGGTCTCACCCCAATTCAGTCATTCATCGACGGCAGCCAGGTTATCTCCGAGGATGACTACTACGGGCTCTCGCTCGATGCGTTCCGCTTTGGCGATGCTGGAGCGCTTTATTGCCTGCCGCAGAACATCTCCAGCCTGGTCGTCTATTACAACGAGGACATGTTCGAAGCCAATGGCGTGCCACTTCCCGAAGATGGTTGGTCCTGGGATACCTTCGTCGCTGCCGCGCAAGCGCTGACCCAGGATACGGACGACGATGGGTCCATCGACCAGTTTGGCGTGGTGGTCGAGCCTTCCATGTACCGTATGGTCTCGTTCATCTGGGGTGCGGGCGGTGAAATCGTCGATGACACCAACCACCCGACTACATTGACCATCGATTCTCCCGAGGCGATCGACGGGCTGACCAAGTTCATCAGCCTTGGCGCAAGCGGATACAACGTGGTTCCGACCGAGGAAGAAGTCGCGGCGGAGTCCGACCAGGATCGTTTCATGCGCGGCGGGGCAGCGATGTACATCCAGAGCCGGCGACCTGTTCCGACGCTGCGCGAGATCGAGGGCTTCAGCTGGAATGTCACCTCGCTGCCGGTGCTGAACGAAGCAGCCACGGTCCTGCACAGTGACGCGTTCTGCATGTCGGCGGATACCGCGAATGCCGATGCGGCCTGGACCTTCATCGAGTACGCCGGCAGCGCCGACGGGCAGCTCCTGCTCGCGGAAACGGGACGGACGGTGCCGTCGATGATCGCCGTTTCGGAATCGGACGTCTTCCTGAAGGGCGAACCACTTACCGCCGAGGCCAGCGCAGCAGACGCTTCGCAATCATCGACTTCTGACGAGGACGGAGCGCTTCCACCATCCAACGCGCAGGTCTATCTCGACAACATCGCGATCATGCACCGGCTGCCATCGACATCGACCTGGGTCGAGGTCGAGGATGCCTTCAACGCAGAGTTCGACCGCTCGTTCTACATCGAGGATTTCGATGTCGCGGCGGCTGCGGCGGCGGCCATCGAGAGCAGCAAGGACGCGTTCGCCCGCGCCGAAGGCTAA
- a CDS encoding sugar ABC transporter substrate-binding protein, translated as MNDPMQSKLQRRTLLKTVPAAGLATLMRPEGSLGADAVRFAFFADPSEAMAYAQLIDRFEDVQDEIKIEPVVISSSNVAPLGRLLPASKYPEWLRSSFTGPNPPDVFLFTYRDAGVYDTRGVLEPLDTWLADSRSLSESDFYPEALALFRPMNKPLMAIPQNLSSLVVYFNTEMFESARLDDPSTGWSWDVFTAAAEKLTRDTDGDGFPEVHGVAFDPTIHRFAAGVWGAGGELFDDVYQPTKLTLDTPEARTGIEFITNLGPNGIGATPTQADRMLLDDTQRFLRGQSAMLIQSRRVVAYLRDNAEVPWDVAPLPVGLVPANVSHSDGIGIWSGSPRKDGAWKFLEFAMGEEGQKILAESGRTVPSMKRVAESDAFLKGGSAASLLGYAQSPRSASVYLDNIAISRPLPSTSTWPSAVWEMDRAFKKAFYDDGDVDAAITQVMERTTFSNESSSDLFQMASPNRIPGTED; from the coding sequence ATGAACGATCCCATGCAATCGAAACTGCAGCGACGGACGTTGCTCAAAACAGTTCCAGCCGCCGGATTGGCGACATTGATGCGGCCGGAAGGATCTCTCGGGGCGGATGCAGTCCGGTTCGCGTTCTTTGCCGACCCTTCTGAGGCAATGGCATATGCGCAACTGATCGACCGTTTCGAGGACGTGCAGGACGAGATCAAGATCGAGCCAGTGGTGATTTCCTCGTCGAATGTCGCGCCACTGGGGAGATTGTTGCCTGCCAGCAAGTACCCTGAATGGCTGCGGTCCTCGTTCACAGGACCTAATCCACCCGACGTCTTCCTCTTTACCTACCGCGACGCCGGGGTCTACGACACGCGGGGCGTGCTGGAGCCGCTCGACACCTGGCTGGCGGACAGCAGATCGTTGAGCGAGTCGGATTTCTATCCCGAGGCGCTCGCGCTCTTCCGGCCCATGAACAAGCCGCTGATGGCAATTCCGCAGAATCTATCCAGCCTGGTGGTCTACTTCAACACCGAGATGTTCGAATCCGCTCGGTTGGACGATCCATCCACCGGCTGGAGTTGGGATGTATTCACTGCCGCCGCCGAGAAGCTCACCCGTGATACAGATGGCGATGGGTTTCCCGAGGTGCATGGCGTCGCGTTCGACCCGACGATCCATCGCTTCGCGGCGGGAGTCTGGGGCGCTGGGGGCGAGCTTTTCGACGATGTCTACCAGCCGACCAAGTTGACTCTCGATACACCCGAAGCGCGCACGGGGATCGAATTCATCACCAATCTTGGCCCGAATGGGATCGGGGCGACGCCTACTCAGGCGGACCGGATGCTGCTGGATGACACGCAGCGCTTCTTGCGCGGGCAATCCGCGATGCTGATCCAGAGCCGCCGTGTCGTCGCGTACCTGCGGGACAACGCCGAAGTGCCGTGGGATGTCGCTCCGCTGCCGGTGGGACTCGTGCCAGCCAACGTCTCACATAGCGACGGGATCGGGATTTGGTCCGGTTCGCCGCGCAAGGACGGGGCCTGGAAGTTCCTCGAGTTCGCCATGGGCGAAGAGGGTCAGAAGATCCTGGCCGAGTCGGGCCGCACGGTGCCCTCGATGAAGCGTGTGGCCGAGTCGGATGCCTTCCTCAAGGGCGGAAGCGCGGCTTCCCTCCTGGGCTACGCTCAGTCGCCAAGAAGCGCCTCGGTCTATCTGGACAACATTGCGATCAGCCGGCCGCTGCCTTCGACGTCTACCTGGCCGAGCGCGGTGTGGGAAATGGACCGCGCCTTCAAGAAGGCCTTCTACGATGATGGCGATGTCGATGCTGCCATCACGCAGGTGATGGAGCGGACCACCTTTTCGAACGAAAGCTCCAGCGATCTTTTCCAGATGGCGTCGCCGAACCGCATTCCCGGCACCGAGGACTAG
- a CDS encoding aminoglycoside phosphotransferase family protein, which translates to MEKTIDRDQLAEVMRRWRLTPDGSPFTTHSSVLMPALRDGKPVMLKLTPEPDEIRGGGLLEWWDGRGAVRVLARDAGALLMERPTGTRSLVRMALDGQDEAATDILCAVAAELHRPRKPTASPPRTPPGALR; encoded by the coding sequence ATGGAAAAAACCATCGATCGAGATCAGCTCGCGGAGGTGATGAGAAGATGGCGGCTAACGCCAGACGGATCTCCCTTCACAACGCATAGCAGCGTCCTGATGCCAGCATTGCGTGACGGCAAGCCGGTGATGCTCAAGCTGACGCCCGAGCCGGATGAGATCAGGGGCGGAGGACTCCTCGAATGGTGGGACGGGCGCGGCGCTGTTCGTGTACTTGCACGAGATGCAGGCGCATTGCTCATGGAGCGGCCGACCGGTACTCGTTCGCTCGTCCGGATGGCGCTCGATGGCCAGGACGAGGCGGCAACCGATATCCTCTGCGCGGTTGCCGCGGAACTTCATCGTCCGAGGAAGCCAACCGCTTCCCCCCCTCGAACCCCTCCAGGCGCTCTTCGATGA
- a CDS encoding MlrC C-terminal domain-containing protein, giving the protein MATGVQGTTVLIDAADATSSGASGDSNAILAAVLKRDFPGRGLFPIVDAPAVQAAFAAGVGCDLEPARRHPRSRSISAGDSHRASEASVWQPDSLRIRMASVRPMRV; this is encoded by the coding sequence ATGGCAACCGGTGTGCAGGGGACAACAGTGCTGATCGATGCCGCCGACGCAACCAGTTCCGGCGCCTCGGGCGATTCGAACGCCATTCTGGCGGCGGTGCTGAAGCGAGATTTCCCCGGTCGCGGACTCTTTCCTATCGTCGATGCACCCGCGGTGCAAGCTGCCTTCGCCGCCGGCGTGGGCTGTGATCTCGAGCCTGCTCGGAGGCACCCTCGATCCCGATCGATTTCCGCCGGTGACAGTCACCGCGCGAGTGAAGCTTCTGTCTGGCAGCCAGATTCGCTACGAATCCGCATGGCTTCGGTCCGGCCGATGCGGGTTTGA
- a CDS encoding M81 family metallopeptidase: MRAQTVKLLYFRHCFDCPGLGRNAVKILIAECRQEVSSFNPVNTGLGDFIIGRGDAFLESHRGRRTEVGGALEVFAEAGVDVVGSYSAQLITSGGILAADAWHTMESELLELVRANIDGVDGIYVALHGAMATTDELDPEGYLLQEIRKIAGSEIPIVASLDLHGILTNRMLENANAFSVYHTYPHEDFDSTGRRAARLLLRILQEGAGQ; the protein is encoded by the coding sequence GTGCGCGCGCAAACCGTCAAACTGCTTTACTTCCGGCATTGCTTCGATTGCCCGGGACTGGGGAGGAATGCCGTGAAGATCCTGATTGCCGAATGCCGTCAAGAAGTCTCCAGCTTCAATCCGGTGAATACCGGACTGGGTGATTTCATCATTGGTCGCGGGGACGCGTTTCTCGAGTCCCACCGCGGACGGCGGACGGAAGTCGGAGGAGCGCTCGAAGTCTTCGCTGAGGCGGGAGTCGATGTCGTCGGCAGCTACAGCGCCCAGCTCATCACCTCGGGCGGCATTCTGGCGGCAGATGCCTGGCACACGATGGAATCGGAGTTGCTCGAGCTCGTGCGCGCCAACATCGACGGAGTGGATGGCATCTACGTCGCGCTGCATGGCGCGATGGCGACGACCGACGAGCTCGATCCCGAGGGCTATCTGCTCCAGGAGATCCGCAAGATCGCCGGCTCCGAAATACCGATCGTTGCGTCGCTCGATCTGCACGGCATTTTGACCAACCGGATGCTGGAAAACGCGAATGCCTTTTCCGTCTACCACACCTATCCACATGAGGATTTCGATTCCACCGGTCGTCGCGCGGCGCGGTTGCTCCTGAGGATCCTGCAGGAGGGCGCAGGCCAGTAA
- a CDS encoding metalloregulator ArsR/SmtB family transcription factor, whose translation MNDDHLDLIFAALADSTRRAILARLATGEATVNELAEPFDISLPAISKHLKVLERAGLISRSKDAQWRPCCLETSAPLEEARSWIETYREIWEESFARLDDLLLELQASHEPGTQEEIERQKD comes from the coding sequence GTGAACGACGACCATCTCGATCTGATCTTCGCAGCACTCGCGGACTCAACCAGGCGGGCAATTCTTGCTCGGTTGGCGACAGGTGAGGCGACGGTCAATGAGCTCGCGGAACCATTCGATATCAGCTTGCCGGCCATCTCGAAGCATCTCAAGGTGCTGGAGCGGGCGGGTCTGATCAGCCGGAGCAAGGATGCCCAGTGGCGACCATGCTGCCTGGAAACCTCCGCTCCGCTGGAAGAGGCAAGGAGCTGGATCGAAACGTACCGCGAGATCTGGGAGGAGTCGTTCGCCCGTCTCGATGACCTCTTGCTGGAGCTTCAGGCATCGCACGAGCCTGGCACTCAGGAAGAGATCGAACGCCAGAAAGACTGA
- a CDS encoding YciI family protein: MKYLCIAFQDPEKLDAYTDAEFGQIIERVQLYLEELNEHGNLIDASRLQGPSSGAVIRVRGGQMSITDGPFIETREQIAGYYLIEANDLNDAIRIAARSPSAHLGVVEVRPLKELGPR, encoded by the coding sequence GTGAAGTATCTCTGCATCGCGTTTCAGGACCCGGAGAAACTCGATGCGTATACCGACGCAGAGTTTGGGCAGATCATAGAGCGCGTTCAGCTCTATCTCGAGGAGTTGAACGAACACGGCAACCTTATCGATGCCTCACGACTTCAGGGTCCATCGAGTGGTGCGGTCATTAGGGTTCGTGGCGGTCAGATGTCGATTACAGACGGCCCGTTCATCGAGACGCGCGAGCAAATTGCCGGCTACTACCTCATCGAAGCCAACGATCTGAACGACGCCATTCGGATCGCGGCCAGGAGCCCATCGGCCCATCTCGGAGTGGTCGAAGTCCGTCCACTCAAGGAACTCGGACCGCGCTGA
- a CDS encoding YciI family protein produces the protein MRYMLLIYGQEGIQDNDEREACFVESTRLAHDLAKEGVFVSASPLHFVDRATSVQVRDEKRLVTDGPFAETREQLGGYFIVDTENLDDALDIAARIPGARWGTVEVRPMLDIPGLPE, from the coding sequence ATGCGATACATGTTGCTGATCTACGGCCAGGAAGGGATTCAGGACAACGACGAGCGCGAGGCGTGCTTCGTGGAGTCGACCAGGCTGGCGCATGATCTCGCCAAGGAGGGCGTCTTTGTCAGCGCATCTCCGCTTCACTTCGTCGACCGCGCCACCAGCGTGCAGGTGCGGGACGAGAAGCGGCTGGTAACCGATGGCCCGTTCGCCGAGACACGCGAGCAGCTGGGCGGCTATTTCATCGTCGATACGGAGAATCTGGACGATGCGCTGGACATCGCCGCAAGGATTCCGGGCGCGCGTTGGGGCACCGTCGAGGTGCGTCCCATGCTGGATATTCCGGGCCTCCCTGAATAG
- a CDS encoding MoaD/ThiS family protein, which produces MIRVLLPGHLRTLAGSGKEVVLDVPAPVTQRSVLDALEAAYPTLRGTIRDQQTKERRPLVRFFACKQDLSHEPLDMPLPEEVVSGREPYMIVGAMAGG; this is translated from the coding sequence ATGATCCGCGTGCTCCTCCCGGGCCATCTGCGCACGCTGGCGGGAAGTGGCAAAGAGGTCGTGCTCGATGTGCCCGCTCCTGTGACGCAACGATCGGTGCTGGACGCGCTCGAAGCCGCCTACCCAACGCTGCGGGGGACCATTCGCGATCAGCAAACGAAGGAACGGCGCCCGTTGGTGCGCTTCTTTGCCTGCAAGCAAGATCTCTCCCATGAACCGCTCGACATGCCGCTTCCTGAGGAAGTCGTGAGCGGAAGAGAGCCGTATATGATCGTCGGAGCGATGGCTGGAGGTTAG
- a CDS encoding RNA polymerase sigma factor: MTVATIDANELISQIYQDESRRVFATLVRLLGDFDLAEDALQDAFAAAITQWPRDGIPDNPRAWLVSTGRFKSIDGIRKRARFDASLATLARDLDERMEDEYDLDDADGIGDDRLKLIFTCCNPALSPEARVALTLREVCGLTTEEIARAFLVTPSTLAQRIVRAKNKIRDAGIPYRVPEPAELKERLDTVLQVIYLVFSEGYFASSGEMAIRADLTGEAIRLARLLGQLLDEPEIDGLLALMLLHESRRDARTDSEGNLVLLDDQNRALWNQAQIAEGTALVERALRSRRFGTYTIQAAISAVHATSPTPADTDWVEIVGLYDVLLATTPSPVIELNRAVAVAMRDDPQDGVVLIDGIFAEGKLLDYPLAWSTHGELLRRSGEFERALVSYRKAHDLSQQEPARRYLQEQIDALRITLGA, encoded by the coding sequence ATGACCGTCGCCACCATCGACGCCAACGAACTCATCTCCCAGATCTATCAGGACGAAAGTCGGAGAGTCTTCGCAACGCTGGTGCGCCTGCTTGGCGACTTCGACCTTGCCGAAGACGCGCTGCAGGACGCCTTTGCCGCAGCCATCACGCAATGGCCGCGCGATGGGATTCCCGACAATCCACGCGCCTGGCTCGTCTCCACCGGTCGCTTCAAATCGATCGACGGCATTCGCAAGCGAGCGCGTTTCGATGCCTCGCTGGCAACGCTCGCCCGCGATCTGGATGAGCGAATGGAGGACGAGTACGACCTGGACGATGCCGACGGAATCGGTGACGACCGCCTCAAGCTGATTTTCACCTGTTGCAATCCGGCGCTCTCCCCCGAGGCGCGTGTCGCGCTGACCCTGCGTGAGGTCTGCGGATTGACGACTGAAGAGATCGCGCGCGCGTTCCTGGTGACACCATCCACTCTTGCGCAACGCATCGTGCGCGCGAAGAACAAAATCCGGGACGCTGGCATTCCCTATCGCGTGCCGGAGCCTGCCGAGCTGAAAGAACGGCTCGACACCGTTCTGCAGGTGATCTATCTCGTTTTTTCCGAAGGGTACTTCGCCTCGTCAGGCGAGATGGCCATTCGCGCCGACCTTACGGGTGAGGCCATCCGCCTCGCCCGCCTGCTCGGACAACTGCTGGACGAACCAGAGATAGACGGACTCCTGGCGCTCATGCTGCTGCATGAGTCACGCCGGGATGCGCGGACAGACAGCGAAGGCAATCTGGTCCTGCTCGACGATCAAAACCGCGCACTCTGGAACCAGGCGCAGATTGCCGAGGGCACTGCTCTGGTGGAACGCGCATTGCGATCGCGCAGATTCGGGACCTACACCATTCAGGCTGCCATCTCGGCCGTGCACGCCACATCGCCGACACCGGCAGACACCGACTGGGTGGAGATCGTCGGTTTGTACGACGTGTTGCTCGCCACCACACCCAGTCCAGTCATCGAACTCAACCGCGCCGTCGCCGTCGCCATGCGCGACGACCCACAGGACGGAGTTGTCCTGATCGATGGCATCTTCGCCGAGGGGAAGCTGCTCGACTACCCACTCGCCTGGTCGACGCATGGAGAACTGCTCCGTCGAAGCGGCGAATTCGAGCGTGCGCTTGTCTCATATCGCAAGGCGCACGATCTGTCGCAACAGGAGCCGGCCCGCCGTTATCTCCAGGAGCAGATCGACGCTTTGCGCATAACGCTCGGAGCCTAG
- a CDS encoding DUF2277 domain-containing protein — protein MCRSIKPLFNFDPPATDEEVHAAALQFVRKLSGMTKPSATNQAAFDQAVDDIAVVTRRLIDSLQTTAHPKDREIEAERARARSMSRFAHPSG, from the coding sequence ATGTGTCGTAGCATCAAGCCGCTCTTCAATTTCGATCCTCCCGCCACAGACGAAGAGGTCCATGCGGCCGCGTTGCAGTTCGTTCGCAAGCTCAGCGGCATGACCAAGCCATCGGCCACGAATCAGGCTGCGTTCGACCAGGCAGTCGATGACATTGCCGTGGTCACCAGGCGGCTCATCGATTCACTCCAGACCACGGCGCACCCGAAAGACCGCGAGATCGAAGCCGAACGCGCCCGCGCCCGATCGATGTCCCGCTTTGCCCACCCGTCCGGATGA
- the rhmD gene encoding L-rhamnonate dehydratase, producing MTRRDDRIAEIRASIPSETVSGYFEKTPGHWIIDSVIANPMSVYPEYHARRSSWGSKANGTVVVELATESGLVGIGLSQGGIPAARIIIDHLSRFLLGSDPRDTERLWDQMFRATLPYGRKGLPICAISAVDIALWDLCGKIRDEPVYKLLGGETKKEIPCYVTGPQPLAAKELGFFGGKMPLPHGPADGIEGLNANVEMVAKAREQVGPDFDLMLDCYMALDVPYTIDLANAVRPYRVRWIEEALPPDDYDGHARIKAACPWQRFSTGEHEYTRYGFRELINRSNLDILQPDLGWVGGITEAKKIAAMAQAYDLPVIPHGSGVFSTHFQMASANGPFQEVLAMSPTGDQIVPIWNGLIEGDPLPENGVVRPPDLPGWGISLGKGKTTLVDSIAV from the coding sequence ATGACCCGGCGCGACGATCGCATAGCTGAGATTCGCGCGTCCATACCCTCAGAGACCGTCAGCGGCTACTTCGAGAAGACGCCGGGCCACTGGATCATCGATTCGGTGATCGCCAACCCGATGTCGGTCTATCCGGAGTATCACGCTCGCCGTTCGAGCTGGGGCTCCAAGGCAAACGGCACAGTTGTCGTCGAACTGGCAACTGAATCGGGTCTGGTGGGAATCGGTCTGAGCCAAGGCGGCATTCCCGCCGCGCGCATCATCATCGATCACCTCTCCCGTTTCCTGCTCGGATCCGACCCGCGCGACACCGAGCGTCTCTGGGATCAGATGTTCCGCGCCACGCTCCCCTATGGCCGCAAGGGACTGCCGATCTGCGCCATCAGCGCGGTGGACATTGCCCTGTGGGATCTTTGCGGGAAGATTCGCGACGAACCGGTCTACAAGCTGCTCGGCGGGGAGACAAAGAAGGAGATCCCCTGCTACGTCACCGGCCCACAGCCGCTGGCAGCAAAGGAACTCGGCTTCTTCGGAGGCAAGATGCCGTTGCCACATGGACCTGCTGACGGTATCGAAGGGCTGAACGCCAACGTCGAAATGGTTGCGAAAGCGCGAGAGCAGGTTGGCCCGGATTTCGACCTGATGCTCGACTGCTACATGGCGCTGGACGTCCCATATACGATCGACCTCGCCAACGCGGTGCGTCCCTATCGAGTCCGGTGGATCGAGGAAGCCCTGCCTCCGGACGACTACGATGGCCACGCCCGCATCAAGGCTGCGTGCCCCTGGCAGCGATTCTCCACCGGGGAGCATGAATACACCCGCTACGGATTCCGCGAACTGATCAATCGATCGAATCTCGATATCCTGCAACCCGACCTCGGCTGGGTCGGCGGGATCACAGAAGCGAAGAAGATCGCCGCCATGGCGCAGGCGTACGACCTGCCGGTGATTCCGCATGGCAGCGGTGTGTTCTCGACCCATTTCCAGATGGCCTCGGCGAATGGGCCGTTCCAGGAAGTGCTCGCCATGAGTCCGACCGGGGACCAGATCGTCCCGATCTGGAACGGGCTCATCGAAGGCGATCCGCTTCCCGAGAACGGTGTCGTGCGGCCGCCCGATCTCCCGGGCTGGGGTATTTCGCTCGGCAAAGGCAAGACCACGCTGGTCGATTCCATCGCAGTCTGA
- a CDS encoding L-rhamnose mutarotase, translating into MRRAFRMRLKPGCEAIYKKKHEAVWPGVEAALLRDGVTSFSIYRSGLDLFAYIESTQPGRDPSEADQITRDWWLMMEPYMEYNDDHTPKTWDLDEMYHLEAEQE; encoded by the coding sequence ATGCGACGTGCTTTCAGGATGCGGCTCAAACCAGGCTGCGAGGCGATCTACAAGAAGAAGCACGAGGCGGTCTGGCCAGGCGTCGAGGCTGCGCTGTTGCGCGATGGCGTGACCTCGTTTTCTATCTACCGCAGCGGACTCGATCTCTTCGCGTACATCGAATCGACGCAGCCGGGCCGCGATCCGAGCGAAGCAGATCAGATCACCCGCGACTGGTGGCTCATGATGGAGCCGTATATGGAATACAACGACGACCATACCCCCAAGACCTGGGACCTGGATGAGATGTACCACCTGGAGGCGGAGCAAGAATGA
- a CDS encoding Gfo/Idh/MocA family oxidoreductase — MANARVGIIGSGWWATHAHLPSLTTYADAEVVGLADLDGERARITADAFGVPNAFSDHMELLALEPDAVIVVTPHHTHYRLVKDALLAGADVMVEKPMVLDPVEARELVDLAASQELHLHIGYPFPFTRHSQLLRSMIQAGELGDILLTSTNFATIVHDFYQGNTDIFGEIHEGALWAPGTETYSKVAKGGGQLYTQVTHASSHVFFLTGLRPAKVAAFQGSRDTEVDEWDAISFQTETGSAGTVASTGSVGRGSPTVEGSAIFGTKGHAQIDIRNGLLDITLYDGRTIVEPPLEAHEIYPLQATSRQLVDTFLGRSPAVAPGELGALTVEFLDAAKRSAQSGQIVEM, encoded by the coding sequence ATGGCGAACGCCAGGGTGGGAATCATTGGATCGGGCTGGTGGGCGACACATGCGCATCTTCCGAGCCTGACAACGTACGCCGACGCCGAGGTAGTCGGCCTGGCTGATCTCGATGGCGAACGAGCGCGCATCACAGCCGATGCGTTTGGCGTGCCGAACGCATTCTCTGACCACATGGAACTGCTGGCGCTGGAACCCGACGCCGTCATCGTCGTCACCCCGCACCACACCCACTACCGGCTGGTGAAGGATGCGCTGCTCGCCGGCGCCGATGTGATGGTCGAAAAACCGATGGTGCTCGACCCGGTCGAAGCGCGCGAGTTGGTCGACCTGGCTGCCAGCCAGGAACTGCACTTGCACATCGGCTATCCGTTCCCATTCACACGCCATTCCCAACTGCTGCGGAGCATGATTCAGGCCGGAGAGCTGGGCGACATCCTGCTCACGTCCACCAACTTTGCCACCATCGTGCACGACTTCTACCAGGGCAACACCGACATCTTCGGCGAGATTCACGAAGGGGCGCTCTGGGCTCCGGGAACCGAAACGTACAGCAAGGTCGCCAAAGGGGGCGGCCAGCTCTATACCCAGGTCACGCATGCCTCCTCGCATGTCTTTTTCCTGACTGGATTGCGACCAGCGAAGGTGGCCGCCTTTCAGGGATCACGCGATACCGAAGTCGACGAGTGGGACGCGATTTCGTTCCAAACGGAGACTGGATCGGCGGGAACGGTCGCAAGCACCGGTTCAGTGGGCCGCGGTTCGCCGACAGTCGAAGGGAGCGCCATCTTCGGCACGAAGGGGCACGCCCAGATCGACATTCGCAACGGGCTGCTCGACATCACGCTTTACGACGGCCGAACGATTGTCGAACCGCCGCTGGAAGCGCATGAGATCTATCCGCTCCAGGCAACTTCTCGACAGCTCGTCGATACCTTCCTGGGCCGCAGTCCGGCCGTCGCGCCTGGAGAACTGGGCGCGCTCACCGTGGAGTTTTTGGATGCCGCCAAGCGATCGGCGCAAAGCGGCCAAATCGTGGAGATGTAG